One Micromonospora craniellae genomic region harbors:
- a CDS encoding DUF305 domain-containing protein, producing the protein MTARRGRLLAVVTSVVVVLAVSAFALRDRDESAPREPAPAATAQALPPVDPSPADPDAPLVIVPGRPGEPAVERPGAEVRDDSPPRFNTLDAWFARMMIPHHEQALEMAALAPDRAADPRVRALADRIRAGQRPEIGVLRAWLAERNLSTEVSGHDHATMKGMQSPEAMGRLAVARGVDFDRLFLRMMTEHHEGAVVMATDLLKVGLDLRMSEFATSVATEQGVEIVRMRDLAP; encoded by the coding sequence ATGACCGCCCGACGCGGACGCCTGCTGGCCGTCGTCACATCGGTCGTGGTGGTGCTGGCGGTGTCGGCCTTCGCGCTGCGCGACCGCGACGAGTCCGCGCCGCGCGAGCCGGCACCCGCCGCCACCGCCCAGGCGTTGCCGCCGGTCGATCCGTCACCGGCGGATCCCGACGCGCCGCTGGTGATCGTGCCCGGCCGTCCCGGCGAACCGGCCGTCGAGCGCCCCGGCGCCGAGGTACGCGACGACTCGCCGCCGCGCTTCAACACCCTGGACGCCTGGTTCGCGCGGATGATGATCCCGCACCACGAGCAGGCGCTGGAGATGGCGGCGCTCGCCCCGGACCGGGCCGCCGACCCCCGGGTACGCGCCCTGGCCGACCGGATCCGCGCCGGCCAGCGGCCGGAGATCGGCGTGCTGCGGGCCTGGCTGGCCGAGCGCAATCTCTCCACCGAGGTGTCCGGGCACGACCACGCCACGATGAAGGGCATGCAGTCGCCGGAGGCGATGGGCCGGCTCGCCGTCGCCCGGGGCGTCGACTTCGACCGTCTCTTTCTGCGGATGATGACCGAACATCACGAGGGCGCCGTGGTGATGGCGACCGACCTGCTCAAGGTCGGTCTCGACCTACGGATGTCGGAGTTCGCCACCTCGGTCGCCACCGAGCAGGGCGTGGAGATCGTCCGGATGCGTGACCTCGCCCCCTGA
- a CDS encoding ABC transporter permease — MTVLRLTLRSLRAEAARMVMSTLAVVLGVAFIAGTLIFIDGMRAGAYDRAGTFDRHTDAGIYAAREPIDPALVDRVRAVDGVRAAEGELTGAAGVVGGDGRPVLGFGVLAAVPTDPALRSYDVVAGRLPARPGEVVLDQRTVDAQSFRLGSTVRVGGAAGAAEPYTLVGVDVADTPHDIGGPFIGLVGVDALAVTGSSGYGRIMVVAEPGIADTELAARLADIAGADTTVRTRAEILDAAVAAAVRDVDQFHMALLTFAAVAVVVAAFVIGNTFTIVLAQRTRRTALLRLVGATRGQVFQAAVLESAVVGLAASTLGVLAGAGLAAALTALAGAASAGQIVLVALGGVLSIFGVVLFGPRRVAATATALVIGIGLVSSFLVGAQSTKAAIERTVDAEVGVDFLVTGIGVELPAGLTDALATRPELGVVHEARTRSVDDVEYRAIHPALVGDQVEQVISGSVDRIGPGRILVDRELAQRRGWSAGDQVTLRSRTFEVAAVVVGLGSGGTGSTVPPGHAVGLVDADHTRLLPDERGVLAEVEPAPGVPAGSARAAIEAVLADYPTINLMDQAAYERMLTSTVDMLLAFVVALLGLAVVIALVGVANTLSLSVVERTRENAVLRAVGLTGGRMRAMLAVEAVLTALVGAVLGVTLGTGVTAGAMALLARLAGEFTLVVPWARLAGVLAVAMLAALLASVLPARRALSRPVVEALADQ; from the coding sequence GTGACCGTGCTCCGGCTGACGCTTCGTTCCCTGCGTGCCGAGGCGGCACGGATGGTGATGTCCACCCTCGCCGTGGTGCTCGGCGTGGCATTCATCGCCGGCACGTTGATCTTCATCGACGGGATGCGGGCCGGCGCGTACGACCGGGCCGGCACCTTCGACCGGCACACCGACGCCGGGATCTACGCCGCCCGGGAGCCGATCGACCCGGCGCTGGTCGACCGGGTACGCGCGGTCGACGGGGTCCGCGCCGCCGAGGGTGAGCTGACCGGCGCCGCCGGAGTGGTGGGCGGCGACGGGCGACCGGTCCTCGGCTTCGGCGTACTCGCCGCCGTGCCCACCGATCCGGCACTCCGGTCCTACGACGTGGTGGCGGGGCGGCTGCCCGCCCGGCCGGGCGAGGTGGTGCTCGACCAACGGACCGTCGACGCCCAGTCGTTCCGGCTCGGCAGCACGGTACGCGTCGGCGGCGCCGCCGGGGCGGCCGAGCCGTACACCCTGGTCGGCGTCGACGTGGCCGACACCCCGCACGACATCGGCGGGCCGTTCATCGGGCTGGTCGGCGTCGACGCACTCGCCGTCACCGGCTCGTCGGGATACGGCCGGATCATGGTCGTGGCCGAACCCGGGATCGCCGACACGGAGCTGGCCGCCCGGCTCGCCGACATCGCCGGGGCGGACACCACCGTGCGCACCCGCGCGGAGATCCTGGACGCCGCCGTCGCCGCCGCGGTCCGCGACGTGGACCAGTTCCACATGGCGCTGCTCACCTTCGCCGCGGTGGCGGTGGTGGTGGCGGCCTTCGTCATCGGCAACACCTTCACCATCGTGCTGGCCCAGCGCACCCGCCGGACCGCGTTGTTGCGCCTGGTCGGGGCCACCCGGGGACAGGTCTTCCAGGCGGCCGTGCTGGAGTCGGCGGTGGTGGGCCTGGCCGCCTCCACGCTCGGCGTGCTGGCCGGGGCCGGGCTCGCCGCCGCGCTGACCGCCCTGGCCGGCGCGGCCTCCGCCGGGCAGATCGTGCTGGTCGCCCTGGGCGGAGTGCTGAGTATTTTCGGCGTTGTGCTGTTCGGTCCCCGGCGGGTGGCGGCGACCGCCACCGCGCTGGTCATCGGGATCGGTCTGGTCTCGTCGTTCCTTGTCGGGGCGCAGAGCACCAAGGCGGCCATCGAACGGACCGTGGACGCCGAGGTGGGGGTGGACTTCCTGGTCACCGGCATCGGCGTGGAGCTGCCCGCCGGGCTGACCGACGCGTTGGCCACCCGACCCGAGCTGGGCGTGGTGCACGAGGCACGGACCCGGTCCGTCGACGACGTGGAGTACCGGGCGATCCACCCGGCGCTGGTCGGCGACCAGGTCGAGCAGGTGATCTCCGGCAGCGTCGACCGGATCGGTCCGGGACGGATCCTGGTGGACCGCGAGCTGGCCCAGCGACGCGGCTGGTCGGCGGGGGACCAGGTCACCCTGCGGTCCCGGACGTTCGAGGTGGCGGCGGTGGTCGTCGGACTCGGCTCCGGCGGCACCGGGTCGACGGTGCCGCCCGGGCACGCGGTGGGTCTGGTCGACGCCGACCACACCCGGCTCCTCCCCGACGAGCGTGGCGTCCTGGCCGAGGTCGAACCGGCCCCGGGCGTGCCGGCCGGCTCGGCACGCGCCGCGATCGAGGCGGTCCTGGCCGACTACCCGACGATCAACCTGATGGACCAGGCGGCGTACGAGCGGATGCTCACCTCTACGGTGGACATGCTGCTCGCGTTCGTGGTCGCGCTGCTCGGGCTGGCGGTGGTGATCGCCCTGGTCGGAGTGGCCAACACGTTGAGCCTGTCGGTGGTGGAACGGACCCGGGAGAACGCGGTGCTGCGCGCCGTCGGGCTGACCGGCGGGCGGATGCGCGCCATGCTGGCCGTCGAGGCGGTCCTCACCGCGCTGGTCGGTGCGGTGCTCGGTGTCACGCTGGGCACCGGCGTCACCGCCGGGGCGATGGCGTTGCTGGCCCGGCTCGCCGGGGAGTTCACCCTGGTCGTGCCCTGGGCACGGCTCGCCGGGGTGCTCGCCGTCGCGATGCTGGCGGCACTGCTGGCGTCGGTGCTGCCGGCTCGGCGGGCGCTGTCCCGGCCCGTCGTCGAGGCGCTGGCCGACCAGTGA